TGCTGCGCACGCAGTTAATGTCGCTGGTGCGCCGTTTGCGGCGCGAATCGCGCAGCGACGAAAAATCCTGGGCCCAGCTGATGCTGTTGGGGGCTATCGATCGCCACGGCGGCGAGGCGACGCCGTCGCTGCTGGCGGAGTCGGAGCGCATGCGCTCCTCTAACCTGGCGGCCGCGTTGCGTGAGCTGGAGGCCGATGGTTTGCTGGTGCGCACGCCGGACGCCGAAGACAAACGCCGGGTGCGGGTGCGCCTGACCCCCTCCGGGCTTGGCCTGCTGCAGCAAAGCCGCAGCCGGCGCGAGGCGTGGCTGCTGGCGGCGATGGAGAGCTGTTTAACGGAGCGGGAGCAGGCGCTGTTGATTGAGGCGGGGGCCTTGATGGCGCGGCTGGCGGCGGCGCCGTCAACGGAAACGGAATAATCGGCGGGGCGACCGGTGCGCCGCCCCTGCGGCGAGATTACGGCATCGGCCAATCGGTCGGCATGGTGCTAACTACGTCCACGTAGCGATCCCAGGCCGATGACCAGAATTGGGTGAAGGCTTCCAGGGTGAGGTGAATGCCCATCAGGCCCATCACGAACCAGCAGGCGGTAAACAGGCCCAGGCTGCTGAACATGAACGCCATGCCGTTGCGGCTGGTTTTACGGCAAACGACGTTTAACTGGCTGGCGAAGAACATCATCACGGCGCTCAGTAACTCCCAGCGCATCATGACTAAACCGGTGGCAATGGTACTCATCGAACTCGATCCTATGTAACAAAAAGCCGCATTCGGCAGGGCGCCGACAGGGAAATGCGGGGGAATAACGGGAATAGTGTGATTTAGATCACATTGTAGCATTGGGGCGAACGGCGGCTCAATGGGGAGCGCGGTGAAAAAAACGCCGACGGTAACATTCCAATATGCTGAAACAGTTATGCCATTTCATTAGCAACCTTTTCATGGGGCGGTGCGCCCGATAACGCTATGCTTGCCGGCTTTTCAGTTCCCTGATTTTGCGGGGAAATGTGACGCAAAAGGTATCGGCACCGCATGGCCCTGTTAAAAGAAAAAATTCGCGACCACTCTGCGGAAGAGAGGCTGTTTATCCGCCGGGCAGGCGTAGCGCTGGCGCTGGTGGTGGTCTGTTTCGGCGCGCTGATCGTCAATCTCTACCGGCTGCAAATCCGCCAACACGGCTTTTACCAGACGCGCTCCAACCAGAACGACATCAAGATGCTGCCGATCGCCCCCAGCCGCGGGCTGATCTTCGATCGCAACGGCATTCCGCTGGTGCGAAACGTGACACTGTATCGTATCGAGGTCACGCCCAGCAAAATCA
The sequence above is drawn from the Serratia sp. FDAARGOS_506 genome and encodes:
- a CDS encoding MarR family winged helix-turn-helix transcriptional regulator, encoding MKKDHPEDVTLLRTQLMSLVRRLRRESRSDEKSWAQLMLLGAIDRHGGEATPSLLAESERMRSSNLAAALRELEADGLLVRTPDAEDKRRVRVRLTPSGLGLLQQSRSRREAWLLAAMESCLTEREQALLIEAGALMARLAAAPSTETE
- a CDS encoding YjcB family protein; the encoded protein is MSTIATGLVMMRWELLSAVMMFFASQLNVVCRKTSRNGMAFMFSSLGLFTACWFVMGLMGIHLTLEAFTQFWSSAWDRYVDVVSTMPTDWPMP